In the Gammaproteobacteria bacterium genome, one interval contains:
- a CDS encoding arginine--tRNA ligase: MKKALSILLDQALLSVAGDHADSLRYAGLEQARDARNGHYASSAAMQLAGRLKRPAADIAEEIAAGLSRHSLIGRVETAGPGFINIWLDPGALQSELVRIVADGDAYGSCDLGAGRKVLVEFVSANPTGPLHVGHGRHAAIGDCLARLLEATGHEVWREYYVNDAGRQLAVLGLSVWLRMVQQAGGEETFPSGAYRGEYVAELSSRMTRELPEAAEAARRSASGDSAGQQGEPANGKDADAYVDALIVAARETLGDELFADIGRLAGEWVLDDIRDDLEQFGVRFDHWQSEREMVTGGEIDACLEKLAGVTYRSDGALWFPAEKYGDEKDRVVVRADGRSTYFASDIAYHYGKRKRGADVLLDVLGADHHGYVGRVRAGLEALGEPPSSLEVRLVQFVALYRGGERVAMSTRGGEFETLRNLREEAGVDAARFFYVSRAGEQHLDFDLDLARKQSNDNPVYYVQYAHARVASLFEKMRARGIGFSPDQGEEHAGLLEHPREIDLMLALARLPETVEQAAVQRAPQVLAHYLVGVAQAFHGWYNHCKVLDAEPGLRRARLLLAQASGQVLRNGLGLLGVSAPRSM, encoded by the coding sequence ATGAAGAAAGCTCTTAGCATCCTACTTGACCAAGCCCTGCTTTCGGTTGCCGGGGACCACGCCGACAGCCTTCGATACGCCGGACTGGAGCAGGCCCGGGACGCGCGCAATGGGCACTATGCCTCCAGCGCCGCGATGCAGCTTGCCGGCAGGCTCAAGCGGCCGGCCGCCGATATTGCCGAAGAGATTGCTGCCGGGCTTTCGCGGCATTCGCTGATCGGGCGCGTCGAGACCGCCGGGCCCGGGTTCATCAACATATGGCTGGACCCCGGCGCGCTGCAGTCCGAACTCGTCCGCATCGTTGCGGACGGCGATGCCTATGGGTCCTGCGATCTCGGCGCGGGCCGGAAGGTGCTGGTGGAGTTCGTGTCCGCCAATCCCACCGGGCCCCTGCATGTGGGGCACGGCCGCCACGCGGCGATCGGCGACTGCCTGGCGCGCCTCCTTGAGGCGACCGGTCACGAAGTCTGGCGCGAGTACTACGTCAACGATGCCGGGCGGCAACTGGCCGTGCTGGGCCTTTCGGTATGGCTGCGGATGGTGCAACAGGCCGGTGGCGAAGAAACTTTCCCTTCGGGCGCCTATCGTGGCGAGTACGTTGCCGAACTCTCCTCCCGCATGACCCGCGAACTGCCCGAGGCCGCCGAAGCCGCCAGACGCAGCGCGAGCGGCGATTCGGCCGGGCAGCAGGGGGAACCGGCGAACGGCAAGGACGCGGACGCATACGTGGACGCGCTCATTGTCGCCGCGCGCGAGACGCTGGGCGACGAACTGTTTGCCGATATCGGGCGCCTGGCCGGCGAATGGGTGCTGGACGATATTCGCGACGATCTTGAGCAGTTCGGCGTGCGATTCGATCACTGGCAGTCCGAGCGCGAAATGGTGACGGGCGGAGAAATCGACGCCTGCCTGGAAAAACTCGCCGGCGTCACCTACCGGAGCGACGGCGCCCTGTGGTTTCCCGCGGAGAAATACGGCGACGAGAAGGACCGCGTGGTGGTTCGGGCCGATGGCCGCAGCACCTATTTCGCGTCCGACATCGCCTATCATTACGGCAAGCGCAAGCGTGGCGCGGACGTGCTGCTCGACGTGCTCGGCGCGGACCATCACGGCTATGTCGGCCGCGTGCGGGCCGGCCTTGAGGCGCTGGGCGAACCGCCCTCGAGCCTGGAGGTCCGGCTGGTGCAGTTCGTGGCCCTCTACCGCGGCGGTGAACGGGTGGCGATGTCCACCCGCGGCGGCGAGTTCGAGACCCTGCGGAACCTGCGCGAGGAAGCCGGCGTGGACGCGGCGCGTTTCTTCTACGTATCCCGGGCAGGAGAACAGCATCTTGATTTCGACCTCGATCTGGCCAGGAAGCAGTCCAACGACAATCCGGTTTACTACGTTCAATACGCCCACGCGCGCGTTGCCAGCCTGTTCGAAAAGATGCGCGCGCGGGGGATCGGCTTCAGCCCGGATCAGGGCGAGGAACACGCCGGCCTGCTTGAGCACCCGCGGGAGATCGACCTGATGCTGGCGCTGGCGCGGCTGCCCGAAACCGTGGAGCAGGCAGCCGTGCAGCGGGCCCCGCAGGTGCTGGCGCATTACCTGGTCGGCGTAGCGCAGGCATTCCACGGCTGGTACAACCACTGCAAGGTTCTGGACGCCGAACCCGGCCTGCGCCGTGCGCGGCTGCTGCTGGCGCAGGCCAGCGGCCAGGTCCTGCGCAACGGACTGGGATTGCTGGGCGTATCCGCCCCGAGGAGCATGTAG
- a CDS encoding sigma-70 family RNA polymerase sigma factor, whose product MPGRSEFYALPEATAVPARGNRQAWPLILIGRCSISTLPGGRSDNIVNLASRDRPGRRRLVKNLFDRHARALRLFLLGRAVPQDRVEDLLQELFARLMEVEQLEEKMSDATGSNRSYLLTMANNLIVDRQRRLRVRSNYAAAQRAIESEQMDEHTPERIVAAQLELEAIKAVIRNMRLNWRVALVLQRYRNMSYAEIALHMGVTEKQVENYIVRAMRRVRKARRKIRAAGERSC is encoded by the coding sequence TTGCCGGGCCGCAGTGAATTTTATGCTTTGCCGGAAGCGACGGCAGTGCCAGCGCGGGGTAACAGGCAAGCCTGGCCGTTGATTCTTATAGGGAGGTGTTCCATAAGCACTTTGCCGGGCGGTCGCAGCGACAACATCGTCAACCTGGCTTCACGCGACAGGCCGGGTCGAAGGCGGCTGGTCAAGAATCTGTTCGACCGGCATGCCCGGGCCCTGCGCCTGTTCCTGCTGGGGCGGGCGGTTCCGCAGGACCGGGTCGAGGACCTCTTGCAGGAACTCTTCGCGCGGCTGATGGAAGTCGAGCAACTGGAAGAAAAGATGTCCGACGCAACCGGAAGCAATCGTTCCTATCTCCTGACGATGGCCAACAACCTCATCGTGGACCGGCAGCGCAGGTTGCGAGTGCGCAGCAACTACGCGGCGGCGCAGCGGGCAATCGAAAGCGAACAGATGGATGAGCACACGCCCGAGAGGATCGTCGCGGCGCAATTGGAACTGGAGGCCATCAAGGCCGTCATCAGGAACATGCGCCTGAATTGGAGAGTGGCGCTTGTACTGCAGCGCTATCGCAACATGAGCTATGCGGAAATTGCGCTGCACATGGGGGTGACGGAGAAGCAGGTCGAGAACTACATCGTGCGGGCCATGCGGCGCGTCCGCAAAGCCAGGCGGAAGATCAGGGCCGCGGGAGAAAGATCGTGCTGA